In Terriglobia bacterium, the following proteins share a genomic window:
- a CDS encoding MmgE/PrpD family protein, whose product MNHDLTRREFFAATTAVGMLGSSGGLELSAQVPSEAPAFTVPLARFTAGVRYEAIPPTAIQNAKNAILDDLGVAVAGATEESAVMIGRMVREEGAKEEATIYGQRFKSSVLQAAFVNGACAHAQDFDHSFVAGQQPSCAIIPAVFTLGETLGSSGRQILEAYIAGFEVTAALMFAVQSLGTGGWHANGTIGTLGAAAACARLLGLNETGTDMALAIAASLGSGIIANFGTMTKPLHAGQATRSGVLAAKLAKAGFTGNAQALEARSGFFDCHYPGGKIDHAPIASLGNPWSMEKYGVRYKPYPCGGLTHSAILAAIRLRNEHQVTPQLIDHVEVRVPADTAAPLVYRVPKAAREGKFSMPYLIARAIIDGNITFDTFTEEAVRNPQALQLLERIDMKVDPALQAGTDGSRPAIVAMKLTNGQTQTLEQKFPKGSPEVPMTQDELVSKFRTCTKGVLSAASTDRALDYIGKLETMNNIRPLVKTLSGS is encoded by the coding sequence GTGAATCACGACCTCACTCGCCGGGAGTTTTTCGCCGCAACCACCGCTGTGGGCATGCTGGGCAGTTCAGGCGGCCTGGAGCTGAGCGCGCAAGTCCCGTCGGAAGCGCCGGCTTTCACCGTCCCTCTCGCCCGATTTACAGCTGGCGTCCGGTACGAAGCCATTCCGCCAACCGCGATCCAAAACGCGAAGAATGCGATCCTGGATGACCTCGGCGTTGCCGTTGCCGGAGCGACCGAAGAGAGCGCGGTGATGATCGGCCGGATGGTTCGAGAGGAAGGCGCCAAAGAGGAAGCCACCATCTACGGGCAGCGCTTCAAATCCTCCGTCCTTCAGGCGGCCTTCGTTAATGGAGCCTGCGCTCACGCGCAGGACTTCGATCACAGCTTCGTGGCCGGCCAGCAGCCCTCGTGCGCCATCATTCCGGCCGTCTTCACCCTGGGTGAAACGCTTGGCTCCAGCGGCAGGCAGATCCTCGAAGCCTATATCGCCGGCTTCGAAGTCACCGCGGCCCTGATGTTCGCCGTGCAGTCGCTGGGTACCGGCGGCTGGCACGCCAATGGAACGATCGGCACGCTCGGCGCTGCCGCGGCGTGCGCGAGACTCCTGGGCTTGAACGAAACCGGCACGGATATGGCTCTCGCCATCGCCGCTTCGCTGGGCAGCGGGATCATCGCGAATTTCGGAACCATGACGAAGCCTCTCCATGCCGGACAGGCGACGCGCAGCGGCGTTCTTGCCGCGAAGCTGGCCAAGGCGGGCTTCACCGGAAATGCCCAGGCGCTCGAAGCCCGCAGCGGCTTCTTCGATTGTCACTATCCGGGCGGCAAAATCGATCACGCCCCGATTGCGTCTCTCGGCAACCCGTGGTCGATGGAGAAGTATGGAGTCCGCTACAAACCTTATCCGTGCGGCGGCCTCACGCACAGCGCGATACTCGCCGCCATCCGGCTCCGCAACGAACATCAGGTCACACCTCAGCTCATCGACCACGTCGAGGTGCGGGTGCCGGCCGACACTGCCGCGCCTCTCGTCTATCGCGTGCCGAAGGCCGCCCGCGAAGGCAAGTTCTCGATGCCGTACCTGATCGCGCGGGCCATCATCGACGGCAACATTACCTTCGACACCTTTACCGAGGAGGCCGTCCGAAACCCCCAGGCGTTGCAGCTGCTGGAACGCATCGATATGAAAGTCGATCCCGCGCTCCAGGCCGGCACCGACGGCAGCCGCCCGGCTATCGTCGCGATGAAACTCACGAACGGACAGACGCAGACGCTGGAGCAGAAGTTCCCGAAAGGAAGCCCCGAAGTCCCGATGACCCAGGATGAACTTGTCTCCAAGTTCCGCACCTGCACGAAGGGCGTCCTGAGCGCAGCCTCGACAGATCGCGCTTTGGACTACATCGGCAAGCTCGAGACCATGAACAACATCCGGCCGCTGGTCAAAACGCTCTCCGGCAGTTAG
- a CDS encoding VOC family protein has product MAIKGIFYVYAEVSDLARSKKFYGETLGWKINTDEKDVAGFAFGNAYLVIHVADKPAPPSGASLYVEIQVDDVNAEHARLKGLGVEVSDPQDQHWGERNFSFRDPDGHTWFYGQQMHGQS; this is encoded by the coding sequence ATGGCAATCAAGGGCATTTTTTATGTGTACGCGGAGGTTTCGGACCTTGCGCGCAGCAAGAAATTCTATGGTGAAACGCTCGGCTGGAAAATCAACACCGACGAAAAGGATGTCGCGGGTTTCGCTTTCGGAAACGCCTACCTTGTGATCCACGTTGCCGATAAGCCGGCGCCGCCCAGCGGCGCCAGCCTTTACGTCGAGATCCAGGTCGATGATGTGAATGCGGAGCATGCGCGGCTTAAAGGGCTCGGCGTGGAAGTCAGCGATCCGCAGGATCAGCACTGGGGCGAACGCAACTTCTCGTTCCGTGATCCCGACGGGCATACGTGGTTCTACGGGCAGCAGATGCACGGGCAGAGTTAA
- the rsmI gene encoding 16S rRNA (cytidine(1402)-2'-O)-methyltransferase, translating into MGTLFVVATPIGNLSDISKRALEILSSADLIACEDTRQTIKLLNHFGFQKPLISYHEFNEETKAEELARKLDGDTSIALVSDAGMPAISDPGYRLVRLCRLRGINVVPIPGASAAITALAASGIPSDEFMFIGFLPPKKNARCQKLTSIANIACTLVFYEAPHRIEAALEDLQDVLGDREACVGREITKLHEEFLFGPISELRGKVKPLGEFVIVVSGATETRAEALLTREAVLQKLGMTRNELYDLFFKKRD; encoded by the coding sequence ATGGGAACCCTCTTCGTCGTCGCCACACCGATCGGAAATCTGAGCGACATCAGCAAACGCGCGCTCGAAATTCTGTCCAGCGCCGATCTGATTGCCTGTGAAGACACCCGTCAAACGATCAAGCTGCTGAATCATTTCGGATTTCAGAAGCCGCTGATCAGCTACCACGAATTCAACGAAGAAACGAAAGCGGAAGAGCTGGCGCGGAAACTCGACGGCGACACCAGCATCGCGCTGGTGTCGGACGCGGGCATGCCGGCGATCTCGGATCCGGGATACCGGCTCGTCCGCTTATGCCGGCTTCGCGGCATCAACGTTGTTCCAATACCGGGCGCCTCCGCGGCAATCACGGCGCTGGCCGCTTCCGGCATTCCTTCCGATGAATTCATGTTCATCGGATTTCTCCCGCCAAAGAAGAACGCGCGCTGCCAGAAACTGACCTCCATCGCGAATATTGCCTGCACGCTGGTTTTTTATGAAGCGCCGCATCGTATCGAAGCGGCGCTCGAAGATCTCCAGGATGTACTGGGTGACCGCGAGGCCTGCGTCGGGCGGGAAATCACAAAGCTTCACGAGGAATTTCTGTTCGGACCGATCTCCGAACTGCGTGGCAAAGTCAAACCCCTCGGAGAATTCGTCATTGTGGTCAGCGGTGCAACAGAGACGCGCGCCGAAGCGCTGCTCACGCGGGAAGCCGTGCTGCAAAAGCTGGGCATGACCCGCAACGAACTCTACGATTTGTTTTTCAAGAAGAGAGATTAG
- the galU gene encoding UTP--glucose-1-phosphate uridylyltransferase GalU, producing the protein MRIAKAVFPAAGLGTRFLPATKAQPKEMLPLVDKPLIQYVIEEAVNAGIRNITIVTGRGKNAIEDHFDVSYELERVLEERGKKELLAEMRQISSMINVSYVRQKEALGLGHAILMSRDAIGNEPFSVMLGDDIIDSPVPCIKQMMDLFEKLQGSIIAACEVPHSEIQHYGVIRGVPLEGFNGRVYRVQDVVEKPPASEAPSNVAIIGRYILTPEIFGILEKTRTGRGGEIQLTDGIRVLLEQQPVYAYMFEGTRYDAGDKLGFLKATVEFALRRHDLGKDFRQYLKNLKL; encoded by the coding sequence ATGCGCATCGCCAAAGCCGTTTTCCCGGCCGCGGGTTTAGGTACGCGGTTTCTGCCCGCCACCAAGGCTCAGCCCAAGGAAATGCTGCCGCTGGTCGACAAGCCGCTCATTCAATATGTGATCGAAGAGGCGGTCAACGCCGGCATCCGAAATATCACGATCGTTACCGGCCGCGGCAAGAACGCGATCGAGGATCATTTCGACGTGTCTTATGAACTCGAGCGCGTGCTCGAGGAACGCGGCAAAAAAGAACTGCTGGCCGAAATGCGGCAGATCTCGAGCATGATCAACGTCTCGTATGTCCGGCAGAAGGAAGCGCTCGGACTGGGACACGCCATTCTGATGTCGCGGGATGCGATCGGCAATGAGCCGTTTTCAGTCATGCTCGGCGACGACATCATCGATTCCCCCGTGCCGTGCATCAAGCAGATGATGGATCTGTTCGAAAAGCTTCAAGGATCGATCATCGCCGCCTGTGAAGTGCCGCATTCCGAGATCCAACATTATGGTGTGATTCGAGGCGTTCCCCTTGAAGGCTTCAACGGCCGGGTCTATCGGGTGCAGGACGTGGTCGAGAAGCCGCCCGCATCGGAAGCGCCGTCCAACGTCGCGATTATCGGCCGCTACATCCTGACGCCGGAAATCTTCGGCATTCTCGAAAAGACCCGTACCGGGAGGGGCGGCGAGATCCAGCTCACCGACGGCATTCGTGTCCTGCTCGAACAGCAGCCGGTATACGCCTACATGTTCGAAGGCACCCGCTACGACGCCGGCGATAAGCTCGGCTTTCTCAAAGCGACCGTCGAATTCGCACTGCGCCGGCACGACCTGGGAAAAGACTTCCGCCAATACCTGAAAAATTTGAAACTGTAG
- the lepB gene encoding signal peptidase I yields the protein MIEGPRSELDGSDLPDAPPEAPELPPDVPLDQFVSFATPEIRIDELTTFDTVPSMGRGAFREWIESLAFTIIFVLVFTSYIAQATQVPTESMKPTILVGDHFFLDKLAFPANYPTAIRSYLPHRSIRRLDIIAFKSPTEGNIPFVKRVIGLPGETVEVRGKAVYINGRKLIEPYKIHVDSTIYSADPWTPEELRIRDNFGPVTVPPDHYFVMGDNRDNSNDSRYWGFVTWDEIIGKPLFIYWSYESDPYVPGDKTFREWVDGYSTVALHFFDRTRWFRIGTMVE from the coding sequence ATGATAGAAGGACCAAGATCCGAGCTGGACGGTAGCGACCTCCCCGACGCGCCGCCGGAGGCGCCGGAGCTACCGCCAGACGTACCATTAGATCAGTTCGTCAGCTTCGCAACTCCGGAAATACGGATCGACGAACTGACGACCTTCGACACCGTCCCGTCCATGGGGAGGGGCGCCTTCCGCGAGTGGATCGAGAGTCTGGCGTTCACCATCATCTTTGTCCTGGTCTTTACCAGCTATATCGCGCAAGCCACGCAGGTCCCTACGGAATCGATGAAGCCCACGATCCTGGTGGGCGATCATTTCTTTCTGGATAAGCTGGCATTCCCCGCGAACTATCCCACTGCGATTCGTTCATATTTGCCGCATCGATCGATCCGGCGGCTGGACATCATCGCGTTCAAGTCCCCGACGGAAGGCAATATTCCTTTCGTGAAGCGCGTGATCGGTTTGCCCGGGGAAACCGTGGAAGTCCGTGGTAAAGCGGTCTACATCAACGGCCGGAAACTGATTGAGCCGTACAAAATCCATGTCGACTCCACCATCTACTCCGCAGATCCCTGGACTCCGGAAGAACTCCGGATCCGTGACAATTTCGGCCCCGTGACGGTCCCGCCCGATCACTACTTCGTGATGGGAGACAATCGCGACAACAGCAACGACAGCCGCTACTGGGGATTCGTCACCTGGGATGAAATTATCGGCAAGCCGCTGTTCATCTATTGGTCATACGAAAGCGACCCTTACGTACCCGGCGATAAGACTTTCCGGGAATGGGTCGATGGCTATTCCACCGTGGCCCTGCATTTCTTCGATAGAACGCGTTGGTTCCGCATCGGAACAATGGTCGAGTAA
- a CDS encoding GatB/YqeY domain-containing protein: MTLQEKIQIHLAEAMKSKEQLRLSVLRMMKTAVKNKEIDKMKPLEDGEAIAVLNTLVKQRKDSAEQFRAGGREEMAKKEEAEIKIIEEYLPAAASEDDIRSAVGEAIQETGASSMKDMGKVMKVVMARLAGKTADGSRVSQLVKEKLS, translated from the coding sequence ATGACTCTTCAGGAAAAAATCCAGATACATCTCGCCGAGGCCATGAAAAGCAAGGAGCAACTCCGGCTCAGCGTCTTGCGAATGATGAAAACCGCCGTCAAAAATAAAGAAATCGACAAGATGAAGCCGCTCGAAGATGGCGAAGCAATTGCTGTGCTGAATACGCTCGTGAAGCAGCGTAAAGATTCGGCGGAGCAGTTCCGTGCCGGCGGCCGCGAAGAGATGGCGAAAAAAGAAGAGGCGGAGATTAAGATAATTGAAGAGTATCTGCCGGCCGCCGCATCGGAAGACGATATCCGGAGCGCCGTTGGCGAGGCCATTCAAGAGACCGGCGCGAGCTCGATGAAGGACATGGGAAAGGTAATGAAGGTGGTAATGGCGAGGCTCGCCGGCAAAACGGCGGACGGTAGCCGGGTCAGCCAGCTGGTGAAGGAAAAGTTGTCGTAA